The DNA sequence CCGGCCTGGATGAGGGAGGCCGCGACCAGCGCGGTCGAGCCGCCCACCGACCCGGCGGTGTGCACGCGCAGCAGCGGTTTCCCGGTCGCCCCCAGCGAATCGGCGAGGAACAGCTCGGGCATCATCACGCCCTCGAACAGGTCCGGTGCCTTGCCGAGCACGACGGCGTCGATGTCGGCCCACTCGACCTGGGCGTCGGTCATCGCGCGGTCGATCGCCTCGCGCAGCAGGCCCGGCATGGAGACGTCCGCGCGCTTGGCGCGGTGGTGCGTCTGGCCGGTGCCGAGCACGGCGGTGAGCTGCTTGGTCATCGGGCCTCCAGCACGGTCACCAGGTTCTGTTGCAGGGCGGGGCCGCTCGTCGCGTGCGCCACGGCCTTGCGGGATTCGCCGCGGTGGATCCGGGCCGCGGCCTCGCCGATGCGGGCGAGCCCGGCGGAGAACATCGGGTTCGCCGCCAGCGCGCCCCCGGACGGGTTGACCTTGACGCCGTCGCCGAGCCCGAGCGCGGTCCGCAGGATCAGCTCCTGGTGCGTGAACGGCGCGTGCAGCTCGGCGAGGTCGACGCCGTCGAGGTCGAGGGCCTTCGCCGCCGCCTCGGTGGACGGCGAGCGCGTCAGGTCGCGGGCGCCGAGCACGGGGGAGTCGACGCGGTGCTCGATCCCGGTGAGCACCGCGGGGTGCTCGACGATGTCCCGGGCGCGTTCCACAGTGGACAGGATGACCACGGCGGCCCCGTCGGTGACCGGCGCGATGTCGTGCTTGCGCAACGGATCCGCGACGTACGGCGTGTCCAGCAGCTCGGCGGCGTCCACGCCGCGGTGCCGGGCGGCGACCTCGGCCAGGTCCTTTTCGGACCACAACCCGGCCTCCAGGCCCAGGCGCGCCTGGATCCCGGCGATCGACACCGAGTCCGGCCACAGCGGCGTGACGACGTAGGGGTCGAGCTGCAGGGCGAGCACCCGGCGCAGCTGACCGGCGCTGGACTTGCCGAAGCCGTAGACGAGCGCGGTCTCGACCTCGCCCATCTTGATCTTCAGCCAGGCTTCGTAGAGCGCCCAGGCGGCGTCCATTTCGACGTGGGACTCGTGGATCGGCGGGAACGCGCCGATCGCGTCGACCGCGGCGATGAACGAGAACGCGCGCCCGGCCAGGTAGTCCGACGAACCGGAGCACCAGAACCCGATGTCCTGCTTGGACAGGCCGGTCCGCGCGAAGACCTCGGCGAAGATGGGGACGAGCATCTCGACGCCGTTGGTGGTCCCCTCGGTCTCCCGGACGTTGGGGGCCTTGGCGAAGCCCGCGATGGCGACGTCTGGCATCAGGACCTCACAGGTGGTGGGCGAAGGTTTCGTAGGCCGCGTCCGGCTCGCCGGTCGGCTCGAAGTGGCTGATGTTCTCCAGCGACGTCCACCACTCTTCGCGGGGTTTCCAGGACGCCCGCACGCGCATGCCCATCTTGACGTCCTGTGCGTCGCAGCCCAGCACGAGGTGCAGGAACGCGATGTCGGCGCCGTCGAGCAGGATGTACGCGGCGACGTACGGCGGCTTGAGCCGCTGGCCGAGGAACGGGACGTTCACGATGCAGAACGTCGTCACGATGCCGGTGTCGGGGAGCTCGACCTCTTCGGTGGTCGGCACGCCGTCGGTCGGGCAGGCGCCGCGCGGCGGGATGTAGACCTTCCCGCACTCGGGGCAGCGCTGGCCGATCAGCTTGCCCTCGGCGAGCCCGCGCAGGTAACGGCTTTCCTCCGGGGAGGCCGAGTGCTGGTACTTCAGGTGCACGGGCGTGATGACGACGCTGACCGGCGCGCCCGCTTCGCGTTCGGCGACCGGGGGAGCCGGCTCGGTCGGCGTGGTGTCGGCGGCGTCCACCGGCAGGAAGTAGGCGATGTCCCGGATGTGCCCGACGGCTTCCTCGGCCCAGCGCACCCGCACCCGCTGTCCACTGTGGATGTTCTCCGGCGAGCCGGCGTCCACGGCGTGCAGCATGGCGGTGTCCGCTCCGTCGAGCTTGACCAGCGCCCAGGCGAACGGCCGGCTCAGCGGCTGCCCGTCGAGCGGCTCGGGGCACCACGACCACGAGACGACGGTGCCCTCTTCGCCCACGGGGACGAACTCGCCGAGCTGTTCGGCGGTCACGGGGTCGTACTCGACCGGCGGCACGTGCACCCGGCCGTCGCTGCCGCGGATGCCTTCGATCCGGTGCTCGCGCAGGCCGTTGACGAACCGGCCGAGCACCGGCCCGGTCGAGCGGGTGTAGTCGAACCCGACGTTGAGGGGCGCCGCCAGTGGTGTCTCGGTCACGTCCTTGAGTGAAACACGTTCTCGTTCTGGCGGCAAGATTCACTGCGGAGC is a window from the Amycolatopsis sp. cg9 genome containing:
- a CDS encoding thiolase domain-containing protein, coding for MPDVAIAGFAKAPNVRETEGTTNGVEMLVPIFAEVFARTGLSKQDIGFWCSGSSDYLAGRAFSFIAAVDAIGAFPPIHESHVEMDAAWALYEAWLKIKMGEVETALVYGFGKSSAGQLRRVLALQLDPYVVTPLWPDSVSIAGIQARLGLEAGLWSEKDLAEVAARHRGVDAAELLDTPYVADPLRKHDIAPVTDGAAVVILSTVERARDIVEHPAVLTGIEHRVDSPVLGARDLTRSPSTEAAAKALDLDGVDLAELHAPFTHQELILRTALGLGDGVKVNPSGGALAANPMFSAGLARIGEAAARIHRGESRKAVAHATSGPALQQNLVTVLEAR
- a CDS encoding Zn-ribbon domain-containing OB-fold protein, whose translation is MTETPLAAPLNVGFDYTRSTGPVLGRFVNGLREHRIEGIRGSDGRVHVPPVEYDPVTAEQLGEFVPVGEEGTVVSWSWCPEPLDGQPLSRPFAWALVKLDGADTAMLHAVDAGSPENIHSGQRVRVRWAEEAVGHIRDIAYFLPVDAADTTPTEPAPPVAEREAGAPVSVVITPVHLKYQHSASPEESRYLRGLAEGKLIGQRCPECGKVYIPPRGACPTDGVPTTEEVELPDTGIVTTFCIVNVPFLGQRLKPPYVAAYILLDGADIAFLHLVLGCDAQDVKMGMRVRASWKPREEWWTSLENISHFEPTGEPDAAYETFAHHL